A genomic window from Pseudomonadota bacterium includes:
- a CDS encoding translocation/assembly module TamB produces MLKRIGKIVFVALAIIGLLATAVLLYATSEPGSRRISAVVREAVQEQTGFVIAFSKIDVGVLPPRLTLRGITAQDAEGRVSCTIEEAELAPDVLALVGGSFVVEEVYLGAPRCRVQLDAATIGKLRSEAAKKPGDEPLRLDLSAIPRFEVFALSDGRVEATVEDPAQLGVLHAVVEGLSLDVTGAEDADAIEVRGLVAGASARWSKGDATVDERLERLEFRVALSESGVDVRHVAVKIGGAQLEARDAYIPVPVWPNGPRVSDLDVSVRLEELGRLPLPLPALQGLVGFAGQVSVRMGAMGEPELNVRGRAELKSGKVDEFVIGDVTGAVSYSPQGVSFSEVEIRAAEGVIRLEGNLAFDDRMTIDATADFEDVELGHLLAAMTLTGAQVTQRMSGTSRIRGHLKPLSLDLQNRIEVKDHTVWSEGFRSPKRKALLHLDEATVVGPLHVGERAITADGLEARFGSSRVLIDLGFNFSLQRGWRLVARSDRFDLGDLGHIAGLEVAGRGSVSAAITDAHYGDPRIVGSAAFDDVVFAGVAFQRAEAGVRFAYPTLSFDGLVARGPRTTLSSREISVAFGGRRGLEVQAKIEVEKAAIEELGRSFGLPLARYGAPRGLIFGRVAVEYAQRPERLRLEASVDHEDLELFGERFGGGGAELVYDDGQLTVNRFDAKKGTGTISLTGAVAADGAIDVMGMARELPISSIDYESVHALGVEGVAQAFIVLGGTLDRPKGTADLRVDDTVRGGVRYGTSHLELGVDGMRLTARGYLGGDLFTLEHGTLDLKTLRFEVEGFAYDVDVVRLLELDTGGQKMSVNLTGELALRGRLGEGRAGVVPGLTGRVSLNEVRVRVNDFRFINEKDVVITADRDQFRLRRSRFRGDQLVFDLSGRASYERMQLKIRGLADLGALAAFIDPVTSSGGVLRFEGTASGPWGDPRLYGKAQVEGGSATIRGLPTPIEDVTGAIALNAKTIRFTGFGGRFAGGRVGVEGQLDLEGFGIRDYRFRATAERLSLQLMEDLELSASTIKDGLLLRRGKRGLPYVTGDVEVSDFRYTEDLRMIQISDLSVDSLTGARAGSGIPKILEEKNDVFEYDVRLHGKRNLVVRNNMVDASLRIDDEEEPLRLVGSNQMFGFLGRVLGTKGQVRFQGQVFDLRYASVVWKDRLRPGNPTFRVTADGQVRDWRVSITAEGTVEDYKITLTSQPYLSNEDLVFLLLTGMTKAERQQYGGSDIAPIGDLVSNVGGDVIPVDVRIYNEYSEKAGKDTTRISVGKQVTEDVWIAVSSSVGKEREIEANLEYKIDDNFSLFADYDNESQAGNLGVDLRFRLEF; encoded by the coding sequence GTTCGTCGTCGAGGAGGTCTACCTCGGCGCGCCCCGCTGCCGCGTGCAGCTCGACGCCGCGACCATCGGAAAGCTGCGGTCGGAGGCGGCAAAGAAGCCGGGCGACGAGCCCTTGCGCCTCGACCTGTCGGCCATCCCGCGGTTCGAGGTGTTCGCGCTCTCCGACGGGCGCGTCGAGGCGACCGTCGAGGATCCCGCGCAGCTCGGCGTCCTGCACGCGGTGGTGGAGGGGCTCAGCCTCGACGTGACGGGCGCCGAGGATGCGGACGCGATCGAGGTCCGCGGCCTCGTCGCCGGCGCGAGCGCGCGCTGGAGCAAGGGCGACGCGACCGTGGACGAGCGGCTCGAGCGGCTCGAGTTCCGGGTCGCGCTCTCGGAGTCCGGCGTCGACGTCCGCCACGTCGCCGTGAAGATCGGCGGCGCGCAGCTCGAGGCCCGCGACGCGTACATCCCCGTGCCCGTTTGGCCGAACGGCCCGCGCGTCTCCGATCTCGACGTCTCGGTGCGGCTGGAGGAGCTCGGCCGGCTGCCGCTGCCGCTCCCGGCGCTGCAAGGGCTCGTCGGGTTCGCCGGCCAGGTGTCCGTGCGCATGGGTGCGATGGGAGAGCCCGAGCTGAACGTCCGCGGCCGCGCGGAGCTCAAGTCCGGAAAGGTCGACGAGTTCGTCATCGGGGACGTGACCGGCGCCGTGTCGTACTCGCCGCAGGGGGTCTCGTTCTCCGAGGTCGAGATCCGCGCCGCCGAGGGCGTGATCCGCCTCGAGGGGAACCTCGCGTTCGACGACCGGATGACCATCGACGCGACGGCCGACTTCGAGGACGTGGAGCTCGGGCACCTCCTCGCCGCGATGACGCTGACGGGCGCGCAGGTCACGCAGCGCATGTCCGGCACGAGCCGGATCCGCGGCCACCTGAAGCCCCTGTCGCTCGATCTCCAGAACCGGATCGAGGTGAAGGATCACACGGTCTGGTCCGAGGGGTTCCGGAGCCCGAAGAGGAAGGCGCTCCTGCACCTCGACGAGGCGACCGTCGTCGGGCCGCTCCACGTCGGCGAGCGGGCGATCACCGCGGACGGCCTCGAGGCGCGGTTCGGGAGCTCGCGCGTGCTCATCGACCTCGGGTTCAACTTCAGCCTGCAGCGCGGGTGGCGGCTCGTCGCCCGCTCCGACAGGTTCGATCTCGGCGATCTCGGGCACATCGCGGGGCTCGAGGTCGCCGGGCGCGGCAGCGTGTCGGCCGCCATCACGGACGCCCACTACGGCGATCCGCGCATCGTCGGCTCCGCGGCGTTCGACGACGTCGTGTTCGCCGGCGTCGCGTTCCAACGCGCCGAGGCGGGTGTGCGGTTCGCGTACCCGACGCTGTCTTTCGACGGGCTCGTCGCGCGCGGCCCGCGCACGACGCTCTCCTCCCGCGAGATCTCGGTCGCGTTCGGCGGGCGCCGCGGCCTCGAGGTCCAGGCCAAGATCGAGGTGGAGAAGGCCGCGATCGAGGAGCTCGGCCGCTCCTTCGGCCTCCCGCTCGCGCGCTACGGGGCCCCCCGCGGCCTGATCTTCGGCCGCGTGGCCGTGGAGTACGCGCAGCGGCCCGAGAGGCTGCGCCTCGAGGCAAGCGTCGATCACGAGGATCTCGAGCTGTTCGGCGAGCGCTTCGGCGGCGGAGGCGCCGAGCTCGTCTACGACGACGGGCAGCTCACGGTGAACAGGTTCGACGCCAAGAAGGGGACCGGCACGATCTCGCTCACCGGCGCCGTGGCCGCGGACGGGGCGATCGACGTGATGGGGATGGCCCGCGAGCTCCCGATCTCGAGCATCGACTACGAGTCGGTGCACGCGCTCGGCGTCGAGGGGGTCGCCCAGGCGTTCATCGTGCTCGGCGGCACGCTCGACCGGCCGAAGGGCACCGCCGATCTGCGCGTCGACGACACGGTGCGCGGGGGCGTGCGCTACGGGACGAGCCACCTCGAGCTCGGCGTCGACGGGATGCGGCTCACCGCCCGCGGCTACCTCGGCGGCGATCTGTTCACGCTCGAGCACGGCACGCTCGATCTCAAGACGCTCCGCTTCGAGGTCGAGGGGTTCGCGTACGACGTCGATGTGGTGCGCCTGCTCGAGCTCGACACGGGCGGCCAGAAGATGAGCGTCAACCTCACGGGCGAGCTCGCCCTGCGGGGGCGGCTCGGGGAGGGGCGGGCCGGCGTCGTCCCGGGCCTCACGGGCCGCGTGTCGCTGAACGAGGTGCGCGTCCGCGTCAACGACTTCCGGTTCATCAACGAGAAGGACGTCGTGATCACCGCGGATCGCGACCAGTTCCGGCTGCGGCGCTCGCGCTTTCGGGGCGACCAGCTCGTGTTCGACCTGTCCGGCCGCGCGTCGTACGAGAGGATGCAGCTCAAGATCCGCGGCCTCGCCGATCTCGGTGCGCTCGCGGCGTTCATCGATCCTGTGACGAGCAGCGGCGGCGTGCTCCGGTTCGAGGGGACCGCGAGCGGTCCGTGGGGCGATCCCCGCCTGTACGGCAAGGCGCAGGTCGAGGGCGGCTCGGCGACGATCCGCGGGCTGCCGACGCCCATCGAGGACGTCACCGGCGCCATCGCGCTCAACGCGAAGACGATCCGGTTCACGGGCTTCGGTGGCCGCTTCGCGGGCGGCCGGGTCGGCGTCGAGGGGCAGCTGGATCTCGAGGGGTTCGGGATCCGCGACTACCGCTTCCGCGCGACGGCCGAACGCCTCTCGCTCCAGCTCATGGAGGACCTCGAGCTCAGCGCGTCGACGATCAAGGACGGCCTGCTCCTGCGGCGGGGCAAGAGGGGCCTGCCGTACGTGACCGGCGACGTGGAGGTTTCGGACTTCCGCTACACCGAGGATCTGCGCATGATCCAGATCTCCGATCTCTCGGTGGACAGCCTGACCGGCGCGCGCGCGGGCTCGGGGATACCGAAGATCCTCGAGGAGAAGAACGACGTTTTCGAGTACGACGTGCGGCTCCACGGCAAGCGGAACCTCGTCGTGCGCAACAACATGGTCGACGCGTCGCTGCGCATCGACGACGAGGAGGAGCCGCTCCGGCTCGTCGGCTCGAACCAGATGTTCGGGTTCCTCGGGCGCGTGCTCGGCACCAAGGGACAGGTGCGGTTCCAGGGGCAGGTGTTCGACCTGCGGTACGCGTCGGTCGTGTGGAAGGACAGGCTCAGGCCGGGCAACCCGACCTTCCGCGTGACCGCCGACGGCCAGGTGCGGGACTGGCGCGTCTCGATCACGGCCGAGGGCACGGTCGAGGACTACAAGATCACGCTCACGTCACAGCCGTACCTCTCGAACGAGGATCTCGTGTTCCTGCTCCTGACCGGCATGACGAAGGCCGAGCGGCAGCAGTACGGCGGCAGCGACATCGCGCCGATCGGCGATCTCGTGAGCAACGTCGGCGGCGACGTGATCCCGGTCGATGTGCGCATCTACAACGAGTACTCCGAGAAGGCCGGCAAGGACACGACGCGGATCTCGGTGGGCAAGCAGGTCACGGAGGACGTCTGGATCGCGGTATCGTCGAGCGTGGGCAAGGAGCGTGAAATCGAGGCCAATCTGGAATACAAGATCGACGACAACTTCTCGCTCTTTGCCGACTACGACAACGAGAGCCAGGCCGGCAACCTGGGCGTGGATCTCAGGTTCAGGCTGGAGTTCTGA